A genomic region of Equus caballus isolate H_3958 breed thoroughbred chromosome 1, TB-T2T, whole genome shotgun sequence contains the following coding sequences:
- the DMAC2L gene encoding ATP synthase subunit s, mitochondrial isoform X1, with the protein MMLFGTISQRLCGLKKLPWSCDSRHFWGWLNAVFNKVDHERIRDVGPDRAASEWLLRCGAMVRYQGQERWQKDYNHLPTGPLDKYKIQAIDATDSCIMNIGFDHMEGLRHVEKIRLCKCHYIEDACLERLSQLENLQKSVLEMEIISCGNVTDKGVAALHRLRNLKYLLLSDLPGIREKENLVQVFKTTLPSLELKLDLK; encoded by the exons ATGATGCTGTTTGGAACAATTTCCCAGCGGTTGTGTGGCTTAAAGAAACTCCCATGGTCATGTGACTCCAGACACTTCTGGGGCTGGTTGAATGCAGTGTTTAATAA AGTGGATCACGAACGCATCCGGGACGTTGGTCCCGACAGGGCGGCGTCCGAGTGGCTGCTGCGCTGTGGGGCTATGGTGCGCTACCAGGGCCAGGAGAGGTGGCAGAAGGACTACAACCACCTCCCGACAGGCCCTCTGGACAAATACAAGATTCAGGCGATCGACGCCACCGACTCCTGTATCATGAACATTGGGTTTGACCACATGG AAGGCCTACGGCATGTGGAAAAAATAAGGCTCTGCAAGTGTCATTACATCGAGGATGCCTGTTTGGAGAGACTTAGTCAACTTGAAAACTTACAGAAAAGCGTGttggaaatggaaataatttcctGTGGGAATGTCACAGACAAAGGGGTGGCAGCTTTGCACCGTCTGAG aAACCTCAAGTATTTGTTGTTAAGTGATCTTCCtggaataagagaaaaagaaaaccttgtcCAAGTCTTTAAAACAACACTGCCTTCTCTGGAACTAAAATTAGATttgaagtaa
- the DMAC2L gene encoding ATP synthase subunit s, mitochondrial isoform X2, whose product MMLFGTISQRLCGLKKLPWSCDSRHFWGWLNAVFNKVDHERIRDVGPDRAASEWLLRCGAMVRYQGQERWQKDYNHLPTGPLDKYKIQAIDATDSCIMNIGFDHMGLRHVEKIRLCKCHYIEDACLERLSQLENLQKSVLEMEIISCGNVTDKGVAALHRLRNLKYLLLSDLPGIREKENLVQVFKTTLPSLELKLDLK is encoded by the exons ATGATGCTGTTTGGAACAATTTCCCAGCGGTTGTGTGGCTTAAAGAAACTCCCATGGTCATGTGACTCCAGACACTTCTGGGGCTGGTTGAATGCAGTGTTTAATAA AGTGGATCACGAACGCATCCGGGACGTTGGTCCCGACAGGGCGGCGTCCGAGTGGCTGCTGCGCTGTGGGGCTATGGTGCGCTACCAGGGCCAGGAGAGGTGGCAGAAGGACTACAACCACCTCCCGACAGGCCCTCTGGACAAATACAAGATTCAGGCGATCGACGCCACCGACTCCTGTATCATGAACATTGGGTTTGACCACATGG GCCTACGGCATGTGGAAAAAATAAGGCTCTGCAAGTGTCATTACATCGAGGATGCCTGTTTGGAGAGACTTAGTCAACTTGAAAACTTACAGAAAAGCGTGttggaaatggaaataatttcctGTGGGAATGTCACAGACAAAGGGGTGGCAGCTTTGCACCGTCTGAG aAACCTCAAGTATTTGTTGTTAAGTGATCTTCCtggaataagagaaaaagaaaaccttgtcCAAGTCTTTAAAACAACACTGCCTTCTCTGGAACTAAAATTAGATttgaagtaa